The DNA window GGCCGCGACCCTGCTGCTCCTCGGCCTCGCCACCGAGCGAGATCCCGGTGCGGTCGCGGAGGAGCAGCGTCGCCGCGAACGCGATGACGATCATGCCCGCGATGTAGAACGCGACGCTCGTCGCCGAGCCGGTGAGCTGCACGAGCCAGGTCGCGATCGTGGGCGCGAACGCACCGCCGAGGATCGCACCGATCGCGTAGGTGACCGAGACGCCGGTGTACCGGATGGACGCCGGGAACAGTTCGGCGAAGTACGCCGCCTGGGGCCCGTAGGTGAAGCCGTTGCCGATCGTGAACAGCGCCAGCCCGAGGAACAGGAGGACCGGGTTGCCCGTGTTCACGAGGGGGAAGAGCACGAACACGGTGGCGAGGAACGCGACCCAGCCGATGATGTACGTGTTGCGTCGCCCGATGCGGTCCGACAACGAGCCGGCGAACCAGGTGACGATCAGCCAGACCACGGCCGAGCCGGTGACCGCGAGGAGGACCGGTGTGCGTTCCATCCCGACGAGGCCGCCGTCGGCGAGGGGCGTGGTCGCGTAGTTCTGGATGTACCCGCCGGTGGTCATGTACCCGGCGGCGTTGTTGCCCGCGAAGGTGAGGGCGGCGAGCAGGACGAGCAGCCAGTGGTGCCGGAACAGCTCGACGATGGGGACGCGGCGACGCTCCTTGTTCCGCGCGAGGGCGACGAAGACGGGGCTCTCGTCGACCTTGCGGCGCACGACGTAGCCGACGATGATCAGCACGAAGCTCAGCAGGAACGGGACCCGCCAGCCCCACTCGAGGAACGCGGCTCCGGGCGAGATCACGCCGGTCATGAGCGCGAGCATGCCGGAGGCGAGCAGCAGCCCGATGGGGACGCCGATCTGCGGGAACGCGCCGAACCGCCCGCGTCGGCCGGTCGGCGCGTGTTCGACGGCCATGAGGACCGCTCCGCCCCACTCGCCACCGGTGGACAGCCCCTGCAGGATGCGGAGGAAGACGAGCAGAGCCGGCGCGAGGATGCCGATCTGGTCGTAGGTGGGCAGCAGACCGATCAGGGTCGTCGCCGCGCCCATGAGGAAGAGCGTGATGACGAGCATGCGCTTGCGCCCGATGCGGTCACCGAAGTGGCCGGCGACGAACGCCCCGAGCGGACGGAACAGGAAGCTGACCCCGACGGTCGCGAACGACAGCAGGAGCGCCGCCTGCGGACCGGCCGGTTGGAAGAAGAGCTGCGAGAAGACGAGTCCGGCAGCACTCGCGTAGAGGAAGAAGTCGTACCACTCGACCGTGGTGCCGATGACGGTGGCGAACGCCACCCGGCGGAGTTCCGCGGGCGTCGTCGCCCGCGCCAGAGATGCGGTTGTCATTGTCTCGAGACCCCTTTGTCCGTCGCGACCCACCGTTGGGCCGCCAGAATGTACACCACATCGTATACAATCGTGAGGAACGCGCAAGAGGCAGTCGATGACGACGCACCGTATCGTGATCGCAGACCGCAGTCGACGCAGATGAGGACGGGACCGATGCAGGATCACGAACGCCGGGCGATCGCCGCCGAACTGGCCACCGCCCACGACGAGCGGAGCATCATCCCGCTCCTCACCGCTCGCCATCCCGACATGGGCATCGAGGACTCCTACGCCGTGCAGGCGCTCTGGGCCGAGAGCCGGATCGCCGCCGGACACCACGTCGTCGGCCACAAGATCGGCCTCACCTCCAAGGCGATGCAGCAGGCCACCGGCATCACCGAACCCGACTACGGCGTGATCTTCGACGACCAGGTGTTCGACTCCGGCGCCACGCTCGACTTCGACGCGTACTCCAACGTGCGGGTGGAGGTCGAGCTCGCCTTCGTCCTCGGCCGACCGCTCCAGGGCCCCGGCTGCTCCATCTTCGAGGTGCTCGACGCGACCGACTACATCGTGCCGGCGCTCGAAGTCCTCAACTCCCACATCGAGCTGGAGGGCCGCACGATCGTCGACACGATCGCCGACAACGCAGCGCTCGGGGCGATGGTGCTCGGGGGAAATCCCGTCCGCCCGGACGCGGTCGACCCCCGCTGGGTGTCGGCGCTCCTCTACCGCAACCAGACGATCGAGGAATCCGGTGTCGCCGGGGCGGTCCTCGGCCACCCGGCCCTCGGCGTCTCCTGGCTGGCGGGCAAGCTCGCCCAGCACGGCGGCAGCCTCGCCGCCGGGGAGATCGTCCTCGCCGGGTCCTTCACGAGACCGATGTGGGTCGAGCGCGGCGACACCGTGCACGCCGAGTACCAGGGACTGGGAGCCGTCACATGCCGATTCGAATGACCCTGCCGCCGACCTTCGGCGAGCGCCTGCGAACCACCGACCGCCCACTGGTGGGCATGTGGGTGGTGTCGGGGAGTCCGGTCGCCGCGGAGATCGCGGCGGGCAGCGGCCTCGACCTGCTCCTCATCGACGGCGAGCACTCCGCGAACACGCT is part of the Plantibacter sp. Leaf314 genome and encodes:
- a CDS encoding 2-keto-4-pentenoate hydratase; protein product: MQDHERRAIAAELATAHDERSIIPLLTARHPDMGIEDSYAVQALWAESRIAAGHHVVGHKIGLTSKAMQQATGITEPDYGVIFDDQVFDSGATLDFDAYSNVRVEVELAFVLGRPLQGPGCSIFEVLDATDYIVPALEVLNSHIELEGRTIVDTIADNAALGAMVLGGNPVRPDAVDPRWVSALLYRNQTIEESGVAGAVLGHPALGVSWLAGKLAQHGGSLAAGEIVLAGSFTRPMWVERGDTVHAEYQGLGAVTCRFE
- a CDS encoding MFS transporter; this translates as MTTASLARATTPAELRRVAFATVIGTTVEWYDFFLYASAAGLVFSQLFFQPAGPQAALLLSFATVGVSFLFRPLGAFVAGHFGDRIGRKRMLVITLFLMGAATTLIGLLPTYDQIGILAPALLVFLRILQGLSTGGEWGGAVLMAVEHAPTGRRGRFGAFPQIGVPIGLLLASGMLALMTGVISPGAAFLEWGWRVPFLLSFVLIIVGYVVRRKVDESPVFVALARNKERRRVPIVELFRHHWLLVLLAALTFAGNNAAGYMTTGGYIQNYATTPLADGGLVGMERTPVLLAVTGSAVVWLIVTWFAGSLSDRIGRRNTYIIGWVAFLATVFVLFPLVNTGNPVLLFLGLALFTIGNGFTYGPQAAYFAELFPASIRYTGVSVTYAIGAILGGAFAPTIATWLVQLTGSATSVAFYIAGMIVIAFAATLLLRDRTGISLGGEAEEQQGRGQVYGTRM